In the Bombiscardovia apis genome, CCGCATATCGCACAACTAGCTATATGGCGGTCGGCGGTTTTGGCAAAGCAGTCGACACTAATGAAGATATGCTAATTGCCGCAAAGATGATTAACTCAGGTTATGACATAGCTTATGTAGCAGATGCTGAGGTAATCCATTCTCACAATTTATCGTTCAAACAACAATATAAGCGAAACTATGCGGTAGGCAAGTTTATGGAAACCCACAAAACAGCATTTTTGGGAGCCGACAAGGGTTTGAATAACGAGGGTATCCAACTAGTCAAATATGTAATGAAGAATTTACTCCGCGAGAGACATTATCTTTCTGCTTATTCATTCTCACTAGATTGCGTCGCGAGAATAGCTGGCAATAAAGCAGGGGTAAGATCCGCCAAACGGCTGTAAATAGCGCCAGATAAGCAGATGCACTCTCAATCCTCTACTCTTGGGGGGGGGGGCATTATTGTTGAAGCAAGATGGCAGAAAGTTGGGGGAAACTGAAACCTGATGGCTTGTTGTACAAGTGGCATGGCTAATCCTAGCCTTCTTGAATTCAGAACAAGTCGACAAAGCGAATGCTTGTAGTAGAACTGCACTAGTGAATATGCTTACAAAGTTGCTACTCTATTACTTTGCTCTCGTATGGGCAAAGTAATAGAGTAGCAACATGGTTGAAGAGCGGGAAAGGTGTCTGATGAGGCAAAAGACAGTCAATGGTCTTTCATCGTTGCAAGGCGCAGACTCATCACATATCCAGGATGAGTTTATTCCTCAGCCCGACACTGCAAGCACAGATTCTCAAACGAAAATGTTCCGCTTTAGCAACCAGATATTTGATCAAGAGGATAATCTACATCCTGCATTACAACAGCTCAAAAAGACACCCACGTGGAGATATGCATACATTGGCAGCTTAGTTGCTATTGATGTAGTGGTCATGCTGGTAGCAATTATTCTTTGTGTTGCTATCAATCTTTCTGCCTATGACACGCTCGCGCAGCGCATGCCAACTTTCCTTTTTGCTATTCTTCAATGCAGCATTTGGGTCATTTGTCTACTTTTATGTGGGGCTTACCATCGGCATGTCATGTCAGAAGGATACGAGCTTTACACGAAAATTATCAATGCCGCCGTCCTCACTATCGCAGTTACAAGCTGCCTAGTATACATGCTCGGCCTCGATTTGCCCCGCACCTCTGTAATTGCAACACCAATTGTGGCTTGCGCGTTAGAGCTTGTGAGCCGCTGGAGAATGCGTCGTATTCTACATAAGTGGCGCCTTCGAGGACAATGCCAGTACCGAGCTGTGATTATGGGCTCTCCCGAAGGTATTGATGCCATGGTGGACAAGCTATATAAAAGTGATGCCAGCGGATACCGCCCTATCGCTGTTTGCCCTATTGCACTTGACCCTAAACGAAATGATGGTAGTGTCATCGCTGTCCCATACCACGGGCAATCCCCAACAGATACCGGCTATGATTTGCCCGTTATTGCTTACAATTCTCACTTACCCCGAACTGCTGAAAGCCTGGGCACGCAAATCGTCATTGTGGCAGATGTTATCGACCGAGACAATGAAATAATGCACACGCTCCCGCTTGCTGTGGAATCGCTGGGCATTGAGCTTGCTGTCTCGATTTCAGTCGCCGACATCGGTACTCACCGCATTGACTTAGACTACTCAGGCAACCAGCCTATTATGATTGCAAGTTTGCCTCAGTATTCCTTTACTACTCGTTTTATTAAACGTGCTGTGGATATTATCGGGTCCGCAATTGCTCTTATTATCGCTGGACCGTTAGTTATCTTACCTGCGGCGATTGCTATAAAGCTTGAAGACCATGGACAGGTCATATATAAGCAAAAACGTATTGGCCGTAATGAAGTACCATTTAACTGTTATAAATTGCGCTCGATGAAAGTCAACGCTGCTGCGATGGATGCTAAGTTAGCTGAATCAACAGGACAGCAACTTGGTGCTCTCTTTAAAGTCAAAGACGACCCACGCGTCACCAAGGTGGGTAAAATCATCCGCAAGTATTCGATTGACGAAGTCCCCCAATTCTGGAACGTTCTCAAGGGTGATATGTCATTGGTTGGCCCCCGACCTCAGCGTCAGTATGAGGTAGATGCTTACGGCCCCCTTTACTCCACTCGACTGCTTGTGCGCCCAGGCATTACTGGCCCTTGGCAAATTTCAGGTCGATCAGATCTATCGCAAGAAGAGGCAGAGCAGTTGGATGTCTCTTACATCCAGCGTTGGTCGATAACAGGAGACTTGGCCATTCTTGCTAAGACCTTTGAAGCCGTCATTACGCATAAGGGCTCTTATTAAACTCTTCTAGCTTTCTTAGCGCCTCTCTATTTGACTTCGAGTGGACTTGAAGTTGTAAGAATGGGGTGATGGTTTAGCTCGTGGGTCTCTTCTTTTGGTGGGGAGCAGCTGGGCCGGGTGGAGGTTGTGATGAGTCGGATACTTGTACTGGGAGCCTATGGGCAGATTGCTCAGCTTGTACGCGAGCGCATAATTAACGAAAGCGATGCTTTTCTGACCGAATACTTGCGTCGGGCGCAACGGTTAAGCGCAATTGACCCCTCGCGAGAGCATATCGTTGAGGGAGATGTCAACGACTACGATGCCTTGCTTGAATCTATGCAGGGGCAAGACGTCGTGTACGCAAATCTGGGTGGTGAGTTTGAACCCATGGCAGCAAATATCGTCAAAGCTATGGCCGAGTCTGGAGTCAAGCGGCTTATTTGGGTTACCGGTCTGGGTTTGTATCACGAAGTTCCCGGCACGTTTGGCAAGTGGGTAGAGGAAAGCATCGGCAGCGAGATTATGGACGACACTCGGCGGGCCGCTCAAATCATTGAGAATGCCGACTTAGATAGCACCATCATTCGCGCTGCTTATATGGATAACGAACCAGACCGCGACTATGAACTCACACAGAAGGGCGAACCTTTTAGGGGCACTACCGTCTCGCGCGCGGCCATCGCAGATCTGATTGTGGACATTCTCAAGAATCCAAGCCGGCATAGTGGCGAAAGCCTAGGCATTGCCCGTCCCGGAACCGAGGGTGACCACTTGATTTGGAAACCACAGCGCTAATAGGCACCGCAAGACGGTCGCTACCGCTCGACAGCGTCCTAGCCACTTTTGCGCTTTACAAACAACACTGTATTCAAATAACAAAGGAGATAACTATGGCTATTAAACAGACGGCTGGGCGTGATCAGCTTGGGGAGTTTGCACCACTGTTTGCTCATCTGAATGACGATGTGCTCTTTGGGGAAGTTTGGTCTCGGGAGGAGGAGCTTTCGGCTCACGATCGCTCGCTCATTACTTGCGCTGGGCTGATGTCGATGGGCCTCTTCCCCCAGCTCAAGAGTCACATGGGCATTGCGAAAACCAACGGGGTGACGCGCTCCGAAATGGTTGAGCTTATTACTCACCTTTCCTTCTACGCCGGCTGGCCCAAAGCTTGGTCCGCTTTCGGGCTCGCAAAAGAAGTATATGGCGAAAATACCGAAGCCAGCAGCGGCAGCCCTGCAGCCGAAGATTCTACTCCCGAGCACGGCCCTTATCCTTTGGGCAGTCCGGCTGACGGCCCCAACTTCACTGGCCACGCTTGGCTGCACATGCTTACTGAGCCAGATGCTGAATGCTCGGCCGGCAACGTAACCTTTG is a window encoding:
- a CDS encoding NAD(P)H-binding protein translates to MSRILVLGAYGQIAQLVRERIINESDAFLTEYLRRAQRLSAIDPSREHIVEGDVNDYDALLESMQGQDVVYANLGGEFEPMAANIVKAMAESGVKRLIWVTGLGLYHEVPGTFGKWVEESIGSEIMDDTRRAAQIIENADLDSTIIRAAYMDNEPDRDYELTQKGEPFRGTTVSRAAIADLIVDILKNPSRHSGESLGIARPGTEGDHLIWKPQR
- a CDS encoding carboxymuconolactone decarboxylase family protein; translation: MAIKQTAGRDQLGEFAPLFAHLNDDVLFGEVWSREEELSAHDRSLITCAGLMSMGLFPQLKSHMGIAKTNGVTRSEMVELITHLSFYAGWPKAWSAFGLAKEVYGENTEASSGSPAAEDSTPEHGPYPLGSPADGPNFTGHAWLHMLTEPDAECSAGNVTFESGCVNRWHTHPHGQLLLVTAGHGWEQEEGKEPRELKPGDVVFCPPNVRHWHGASQASSMTHVAVTPAYKGEAPVTWEDFPDATEVVKLG
- a CDS encoding sugar transferase, whose amino-acid sequence is MVEERERCLMRQKTVNGLSSLQGADSSHIQDEFIPQPDTASTDSQTKMFRFSNQIFDQEDNLHPALQQLKKTPTWRYAYIGSLVAIDVVVMLVAIILCVAINLSAYDTLAQRMPTFLFAILQCSIWVICLLLCGAYHRHVMSEGYELYTKIINAAVLTIAVTSCLVYMLGLDLPRTSVIATPIVACALELVSRWRMRRILHKWRLRGQCQYRAVIMGSPEGIDAMVDKLYKSDASGYRPIAVCPIALDPKRNDGSVIAVPYHGQSPTDTGYDLPVIAYNSHLPRTAESLGTQIVIVADVIDRDNEIMHTLPLAVESLGIELAVSISVADIGTHRIDLDYSGNQPIMIASLPQYSFTTRFIKRAVDIIGSAIALIIAGPLVILPAAIAIKLEDHGQVIYKQKRIGRNEVPFNCYKLRSMKVNAAAMDAKLAESTGQQLGALFKVKDDPRVTKVGKIIRKYSIDEVPQFWNVLKGDMSLVGPRPQRQYEVDAYGPLYSTRLLVRPGITGPWQISGRSDLSQEEAEQLDVSYIQRWSITGDLAILAKTFEAVITHKGSY